The DNA window CGTGCGCGCTGGACTGGCTGACGCCGCTGCTCGCCGACGGCGCCCTGCTGCTGTTCGACGAGTTCTACGGCGAGGACCCGGCCGAGTGCCGGGCCTTCGTGGACTGGAGCACGCGCTCCGGCGTCCGGACGACGCTGCTCGCGCTGTTCGGCAGGGAGCCGAGCGGCAAGGGCGGCATGACCGACCGGCGGGCGTTGTTCCAGGTGATCGGCAGGAGGCACCTCAGGAAGGCTCCGCCGCTGCCGCCGGTCCGGCTGCGGCGTCGTCTGGCCTCCCGCTGGTGAGCCAGCCGGCGTAACGGGAGGCGAGCAGGCCGGGCAGTCCTCCGGTGTGCACGAACACCACCCGCGTGCCCCTGGGCGCCTCGCGCGCGGCGGCGAACAGGCCCGCCATGGCCTTGGCCGTGTAGACGGGGTCGAGCAGCAGGGACTCCGTCCGCGCCGCCGCCCGCAGCGCGTCCAGGGCCGGGCCGGTCGGCTCGCCGTACGCCGCCCCGGCCTGCCCGGTGTCCAGGCGGCAGCGGCCGCGCGGCGCGGGCAGCCCGGCGAGGGCGGCGGCCTCGGCGGCCAGCTCCTGGACCGCCTCGGCCAGGCCGGGCCGGGCGCCGACGTCCACGCCGAGCACCTTGCCGTGGTCGCCGAGCCCGGCCGCCAGCCCGGCCTGCGTGCCGCCCGAGCCCGCGGCGACCACGACCAGGCCGGGGTCGAGGCGTGCGGCGAGCTCGCGGCCCACGTCGGCGTACGCGGAGGCGCCGAGCGGCGACGAGCCGCCGATCGGGATGGCGTAGGGGCGCCGGCCCCGCGCGGCCAGCTCCCTGGCGTGCTCCTGGATGGCGGCCTCGGTCTCGGCGTACGGCAGCGGCCCGCCGTCCAGCCAGTGGATGCGGGCGCCGAGCACGCGGTCCAGCAGCAGGTTGCCGCTGTCGTCGCCGGGCGTGAGCAGCAGGTCGCAGCCGAGCCCGGCGAGGTTGGCGGCGGCGGCCGTCATGCGGGCGTGGTTGCTCTGCGCTCCCCCGCCGGTCACCAGGTGGTCGCAGCCCTTGGCCAGGGCGTCGGCGACGATGGCGGCGAGCTTGCGCGCCTTGTTGCCGCCGCCCGCCAGGCCGGTCAGGTCGTCCCGTTTGACCCACAGGTCCTCGGGGCCGAGGCCGAGGCGGCGGGCCAGGCGGGGCAGCGGGTGCAGCGGGGTCGCGGGAACCGGAAGGATCACCGGCCCATCGTGTCCGGGAGGGGCGGGGCGGGCAAGCGGATGTCCGATGTTGAGCGGAAGGTGAGCGGCCCGCCATCGACCTGCGGGGTATCCTGCCCGTATGGGGGGTTTCATACTGCTTTTGTG is part of the Nonomuraea coxensis DSM 45129 genome and encodes:
- a CDS encoding 1-aminocyclopropane-1-carboxylate deaminase/D-cysteine desulfhydrase, which encodes MILPVPATPLHPLPRLARRLGLGPEDLWVKRDDLTGLAGGGNKARKLAAIVADALAKGCDHLVTGGGAQSNHARMTAAAANLAGLGCDLLLTPGDDSGNLLLDRVLGARIHWLDGGPLPYAETEAAIQEHARELAARGRRPYAIPIGGSSPLGASAYADVGRELAARLDPGLVVVAAGSGGTQAGLAAGLGDHGKVLGVDVGARPGLAEAVQELAAEAAALAGLPAPRGRCRLDTGQAGAAYGEPTGPALDALRAAARTESLLLDPVYTAKAMAGLFAAAREAPRGTRVVFVHTGGLPGLLASRYAGWLTSGRPDDAAAGPAAAAEPS